The following coding sequences are from one Chloroflexota bacterium window:
- a CDS encoding MoaD/ThiS family protein — MIQVRVRLYATLRQYQPHLKIGETYVVYLPAGATVKRLIANLGIPPDTVKLVFSGGRAVEDDHVLCDGEDLGMFPPVAGG; from the coding sequence ATGATCCAAGTCCGAGTTCGGCTATACGCGACATTGCGACAATACCAACCCCACCTAAAAATAGGCGAGACATATGTCGTTTATCTGCCGGCGGGAGCCACGGTGAAGCGACTGATCGCCAACCTCGGCATTCCGCCTGACACTGTGAAATTGGTGTTCAGTGGCGGAAGGGCTGTCGAAGACGATCACGTACTTTGCGACGGCGAAGACCTGGGAATGTTTCCGCCGGTCGCCGGCGGGTGA
- a CDS encoding tungsten cofactor oxidoreductase radical SAM maturase has protein sequence MPKLFVNAQQTLTFPQNSLQRPNESLDGYWLEHREDAFVLHPRRPDVRKLYIEPTTGCNLNCRTCIRHTWEDPAAVMAMSTFARIVHGLDHLPNLNRVVFAGFGEPLSHPHILDMIAAMRERNVPVTVSSNGIFLNPRMARELVRLGVDRLMISVDGGNPETYADIRGAMLSGILDNLRNLNEAKSEQHSLFPTLGIEFVAMKNNVAELPALSKLASRLGVTRILVSNVLAYSKDMRDQVLYGYGPRAPLTTGSWHVRAGAWVMWGTLDLPRMHWSAERRCRFVEDRSSVIGWDGGVAPCLALSHNYTYLAVDGKEKHVNRYILGNVNEQSLAETWMSEDYVRYRNEVRSYHFPSCPDCDLRETCDLRERNEGCWGWNPSCADCLWAQDIIRCP, from the coding sequence ATGCCCAAACTTTTCGTCAATGCTCAACAAACATTGACGTTTCCGCAGAACTCACTGCAACGACCGAACGAATCTCTGGATGGCTATTGGCTAGAACATCGCGAAGATGCGTTCGTGCTTCATCCGCGTCGCCCCGATGTTCGCAAGCTTTACATCGAGCCGACGACGGGTTGCAACCTCAACTGCCGCACGTGTATTCGCCATACCTGGGAAGACCCCGCCGCAGTGATGGCGATGAGCACGTTTGCGCGCATCGTGCATGGGCTGGACCATTTGCCGAACTTGAACCGCGTGGTCTTCGCCGGGTTCGGCGAACCGCTGAGTCATCCGCATATCCTCGACATGATTGCCGCAATGCGCGAACGCAATGTGCCGGTGACGGTTAGCTCGAATGGTATTTTTTTGAATCCACGCATGGCGCGCGAACTGGTTCGACTCGGAGTGGATCGCTTGATGATTTCGGTGGATGGCGGTAATCCCGAGACGTACGCCGACATTCGCGGCGCGATGCTCTCCGGGATTTTAGACAACCTCCGAAATCTGAACGAGGCAAAAAGCGAACAGCATTCGCTCTTTCCCACATTGGGAATCGAATTCGTCGCGATGAAAAACAACGTCGCCGAGTTGCCCGCGCTGTCCAAGCTCGCTTCCAGACTGGGCGTCACGCGCATTCTCGTAAGTAATGTGCTTGCCTATTCTAAAGACATGCGCGACCAGGTGCTGTACGGTTATGGACCGCGCGCTCCGCTGACGACAGGCAGTTGGCACGTGCGCGCGGGCGCGTGGGTGATGTGGGGCACGCTTGATTTGCCGCGGATGCATTGGAGCGCCGAACGGCGCTGTCGCTTTGTGGAAGATCGCTCAAGCGTCATTGGCTGGGACGGCGGCGTCGCGCCATGTTTAGCGTTATCGCACAACTATACGTACTTGGCAGTGGACGGCAAGGAAAAACATGTCAACCGATACATCCTGGGCAATGTGAATGAGCAATCCTTGGCGGAAACCTGGATGTCCGAAGATTACGTCCGCTATCGCAACGAAGTGCGTAGTTATCACTTTCCCTCTTGTCCCGATTGCGATCTGCGCGAAACGTGCGACTTGCGCGAACGCAACGAAGGATGCTGGGGCTGGAATCCCTCTTGCGCGGACTGCTTGTGGGCGCAAGACATAATTCGGTGTCCATGA